A region of Mustela nigripes isolate SB6536 chromosome 18, MUSNIG.SB6536, whole genome shotgun sequence DNA encodes the following proteins:
- the VDAC3 gene encoding voltage-dependent anion-selective channel protein 3 isoform X1, whose product MCNTPTYCDLGKAAKDVFNKGYGFGMVKIDLKTKSCSGVEFSTSGHAYTDTGKASGNLETKYKVCNYGLTFTQKWNTDNTLGTEISLENKLAEGLKLTLDTIFVPNTGKKSGKLKASYKRDCFSLGSNVDIDFSGPTIYGWAVLAFEGWLAGYQMSFDTAKSKLSQNNFALGYKAADFQLHTHVNDGTEFGGSIYQKVNEKIETSINLAWTAGSNNTRFGIAAKYKLDYRTSLSAKVNNASLIGLGYTQTLRPGVKLTLSALIDGKNFNAGGHKVGLGFELEA is encoded by the exons ATGTGTAACACGCCGACTTACTGTGACCTAGGAAAGGCCGCGAAGGATGTCTTCAATAAAGGATATG GATTTGGCATGGTCAAAATAGATCTGAAAACCAAGTCCTGTAGTGGAGTG GAATTTTCTACTTCTGGTCATGCCTACACTGATACAGGGAAAGCGTCAGGCAACCTAGAGACCAAATATAAGGTCTGTAACTATGGACTTACCTTCACTCAGAAATGGAATACAGACAATACTCTTGGAACAGAAATCTCTTTGGAGAATAAG tTGGCTGAAGGGTTGAAACTGACTCTTGATACCATATTTGTACCGAACACAGG aAAGAAGAGTGGAAAATTGAAGGCCTCGTATAAACGGGATTGTTTCAGTCTTGGCAGTAATGTTGATATTGATTTTTCTGGACCAACCATCTATGGCTGGGCTGTGTTAGCTTTTGAAGGTTGGCTTGCTGGCTATCAGATGAGTTTTGACACAGCCAAATCCAAACTGTCACAGAATAATTTCGCCCTGGGTTACAAGGCTGCGGACTTCCAGCTGCACACTCATGT GAATGATGGCACTGAATTTGGAGGGTCTATCTACCAGAAGGTTAACGAGAAGATAGAAACGTCAATAAACCTTGCTTGGACGGCCGGCAGTAACAACACCCGTTTTGGCATCGCTGCTAAATACAAGCTGGACTATAGAACTTCTCTGTCT GCTAAAGTAAATAATGCCAGCCTGATCGGACTGGGTTATACTCAGACCCTTCGACCGG GCGTCAAACTGACCCTGTCAGCTTTAATCGACGGAAAGAACTTCAATGCAGGAGGTCACAAGGTTGGGTTGGGATTTGAACTAGAAGCTTAA
- the VDAC3 gene encoding voltage-dependent anion-selective channel protein 3 isoform X2: MFLNNMCNTPTYCDLGKAAKDVFNKGYGFGMVKIDLKTKSCSGVEFSTSGHAYTDTGKASGNLETKYKVCNYGLTFTQKWNTDNTLGTEISLENKLAEGLKLTLDTIFVPNTGKKSGKLKASYKRDCFSLGSNVDIDFSGPTIYGWAVLAFEGWLAGYQMSFDTAKSKLSQNNFALGYKAADFQLHTHVNDGTEFGGSIYQKVNEKIETSINLAWTAGSNNTRFGIAAKYKLDYRTSLSAKVNNASLIGLGYTQTLRPGERQTDPVSFNRRKELQCRRSQGWVGI, encoded by the exons ATGTTTCTAAACA atATGTGTAACACGCCGACTTACTGTGACCTAGGAAAGGCCGCGAAGGATGTCTTCAATAAAGGATATG GATTTGGCATGGTCAAAATAGATCTGAAAACCAAGTCCTGTAGTGGAGTG GAATTTTCTACTTCTGGTCATGCCTACACTGATACAGGGAAAGCGTCAGGCAACCTAGAGACCAAATATAAGGTCTGTAACTATGGACTTACCTTCACTCAGAAATGGAATACAGACAATACTCTTGGAACAGAAATCTCTTTGGAGAATAAG tTGGCTGAAGGGTTGAAACTGACTCTTGATACCATATTTGTACCGAACACAGG aAAGAAGAGTGGAAAATTGAAGGCCTCGTATAAACGGGATTGTTTCAGTCTTGGCAGTAATGTTGATATTGATTTTTCTGGACCAACCATCTATGGCTGGGCTGTGTTAGCTTTTGAAGGTTGGCTTGCTGGCTATCAGATGAGTTTTGACACAGCCAAATCCAAACTGTCACAGAATAATTTCGCCCTGGGTTACAAGGCTGCGGACTTCCAGCTGCACACTCATGT GAATGATGGCACTGAATTTGGAGGGTCTATCTACCAGAAGGTTAACGAGAAGATAGAAACGTCAATAAACCTTGCTTGGACGGCCGGCAGTAACAACACCCGTTTTGGCATCGCTGCTAAATACAAGCTGGACTATAGAACTTCTCTGTCT GCTAAAGTAAATAATGCCAGCCTGATCGGACTGGGTTATACTCAGACCCTTCGACCGGGTGA GCGTCAAACTGACCCTGTCAGCTTTAATCGACGGAAAGAACTTCAATGCAGGAGGTCACAAGGTTGGGTTGGGATTTGA